CTCATGCCGCTGCCTCCTCGGCCGCCTCGACGGTCTCACGCAGTGCCGCCGGAATTACCCGGCGGTCGGCTCGCCCCCACCAGTAGGCCACCCCCTCGGCCCAGCCGGCGGGTCCCGTCGCCTCGCTGCGGTAGAGCGATGGCTGGTCCGGCAATACGTCCAGGCCATGGCAGCCGCGGATCACCACCGCCTGATCCACCGCTTCCAGCATGGGGATGTCGTTGGGGCCGTCGCCCAGGGCCAGGGTCACCGGCCGCCGGCCGCGCAGCGCCTCGAAGCGGGAGATCAGCCAGCTCACCGCGTTGCCCTTGTGGGAGGTACCGGTGGCGTGCCAGAAGCGCCCGCCCCGCACCAGCTGCAGGCCGTCGCCGGCGAGCCCCACGCGGAAGCCCTCGAGGCGCGCCTCATCCTCCTCCCAGATCAGCGGCTCGCTGCCCTCGCGCATCCGCGCCAGGCGGGCCTCGGGCTCGGGCAGGCCGGTGAAGTCGACCAGCTCATCCAGGGTCATCTCGCTGATGGTGGTGAAGCGCACCCCGAGACGCTCGCGCCATACCGCCAGGCGCTTGCGAACGAAGCCGATGTCCACCCCCAGGGTGCGGATCCCGAGCCCATCGGGGCCCGGGCGGTCGACGCGCGCATGGCACCAGGCCGGCGGCAGCCCCACCACGGCGCCGTTCTCGGCGATGAAGGGGGTATCGGTCAGGCCCAGCTCCCGGCGCAGCGGCACGATCTCGCTGCGGGTCTTGCTGGTCACCGGAATCACCGGCACACCCAGCTGCTTGAGCCGTGCAAGCCAGGGCCTGGCGGGTTGCCAGTCGTAGCTGTGGTGGTCGAGCAGCGAGCCATCCAGGTCGGTGAACAGCAGGCGCGGGGTAAAGGCGTCGAGGCCGGCATCCGGCGCCTTTCCAGATGGGGTTCCAGGTGAATCGATCATGGCAGCTCCCGGGGCAGACAGGTCAGGTCTCTCTCCCAGGACCTTGCACAGGGCGTGCCAAGCGTCGCAATGAGTGGATAACGCGCACCGGCGGGCCTCACCTGCACCACGCAGGAGCAACGCAACGCACCAAAAAAGTGCACCCCGAGACGCAGGGCCTCGGGGTGCAGGATGCTCTGGCCGAACCAGAGCGGAAGGCGCTGGCTGCCGATCAGAAGCGGTAGCGAAGACCCACGCTTGCCGCATCGAAGGTGTAGTCAGACTTGTCCAGGTAGCGCATATAGTCCGCACCTATCGACAGCTGGGGCGACACATCGAACTCGGCGCCGGCGCCGTAGGAGAAGCCGCTTTCGCGGTCGATATCGAAGTCCACCTCGGTGAAGCCGGCCAGGCCATAGAGGCGGAACTCCGGGGCCACCGGCAGGATACCCTTGGCATAGGCGCCGATCAGGTAGTCGAGCTCGACGGGGCCATCGGAGCCGCCGCCACCCAGGTGGCCCTCCACGGCGAAGTACTCGTTGAACTGCATGCCGCCGTTGAGGCGCAGGCCGACGCTATCGCGGCTGGAGGCGGGCCCATCGGGGTTGAGGTCCCAGAACATGGCGTCGCCGCCGATGTAGGGCTGGGGATAGAAGGCCTGCTGGGCCTGGGCACTGGTAGCCGCGCCGGCGGCCAGGATGGCCGCGGTTGCGGCGGCAAGCGTGATGCGTTTCATGGGGCTCTCCTCGTTAATGAACACCGTTCTATAACGCCTACAGTGTGGTCCCGGGAACGCCACTCTTCAAGGTGGGAATGTGCAAATGTGCGCCAAGCGGCGTCGCCCGGCGGCGACGCCGCCTGGTCTCACGCCCGCTTCGACAGGCCCAGGAACAGGATCCCCGCGAGCACGATGCCGCCGCCCACCAGCTGCACCGGGGTGAGCGCCTGCCCCAGCACCAGGTAGCCCAGCAGCAGGGCCGCCACCGGCTCCATGTTCATGGCCGGGGCGTTGCGCGCCATGTCGAGCCTGGGCACCGTGATGAAGAGCACCGAGAAGGCCAGCGCATAGCAGAGCGTCAGCAGCGCGAGCCCCGTCCAGCCGGCCAGCGACTGGGGCGGCGCCATGCCGCCCGGCACGAGCCCCAGGCCCCCGGCGATGACCATGGCCGCCAGCACGGTGAGCATGGTCAGCAGGCTGCGCAGGGTGCTGCCGACGCCGGCCAGGCGGTGTTCGGTGATCCACAGGGCGCAGGAGAAGGCGGTGGCGGCGGCCAGGCCGAAGGCCACCCCGGCGAACCAGTCCGGTCCCATGGCCCCGGGGTCGGCGAGCCAGGTCGGCACGTCCAGCACCACCACCAGGCCGATGAGGATCACACCCATGACCAGCGTCGCCCGCGCCGTCGGCCGCGGCCCCCCCAGCGCCCAGGAGAGCAGCGCCAGCTGGATCGGCAGGGTGTTCATCAAAAGCAGCGCCACCACCACCGGAATGCGCGCCACCGCCGAATAGAGGCAGAGGCTCTGCACCGCCACCAGCAGGCCCACCGCCAGCTGCCAGCGTCCGGAGCCTGCGGGCAGTCGCCACGACTTGCGCTGGAACACCACCAGCGCCGCCAGTGCCAGGGCGGCCACGCCGGAGCGCAGCACGATGGGCAGCAGCAGGCCGGCACCGGCATCGAAGGCGACCCGGGCGGCCACGTGGTTGGCGGCAAACAGGGTGGCGAGGCCGCACATCAGGGCCAGGGCGAGGGGCCGCGGGAAAGGAGCGGGGGCCACCGAAGCGCCAGAGGGGGTCGACATGTCACGGCTTCCATGCAGAGTGTAGGGGACAAGGGCAGCACATCATGATGGGCGTCAAGCCGAGAGGCGACCACCGGCGGCGGCCTCATGTTAGACTAAAGTCCAAACCTTCTCTCACCCTCCATCCCACAAGAGGCGTCGATGAACGAGCCGGTGCTGGTGATCAACTGCGGGTCCTCCTCCATCAAGTATGCGCTGGTGCCGGCGGCTGCCGACCAGCCGCGCCTGACCGGCCTGGCCGAGCGGCTGGGCAGCGGCGATGCCCGCCTCAAGGGCGTCGACAGCCGCGGCGAGGCCTTCACCCGCGACCTGGGTGACGCCGGCCACGTCGAGGCTCTCGCCGCGATCCTCGAGGGACTGGAGGGGCGCCGGCCCGGCGCCGTGGGGCACCGCATCGTCCACGGCGGCGAGCAGTTCACCCGCGCCGCGCTGATCGACGATGAGGTGGTGGCCGCCATCGAGGCCACCAGCGCGCTCGCGCCGCTGCACAACCCGGCCAACCTCCAGGGGGTCGCCGCCACCCGCGCGCTTTTTGCCGAACTGCCCCAGGTGGCGGTCTTCGATACCGCCTTCCACCAGAGCCTGCCGCCCCGCGCCTACCGCTATGCCCTGCCCGAGGCGCTCTATCGCGAGCACGGCATCCGCCGCTACGGCTTCCACGGCACCAGCCATGCCTACGTGAGCGCGCGCGCCGATGCCCTCGCCGGCATCGAAGGCGGCTGGCTGACCGCCCACCTGGGCAACGGTTGCTCCACCGCCGCGGTGTGGCAGGGGCAGAGCCTCGACACCAGCATGGGCCTCACCCCGCTGGAGGGGCTCGTCATGGGCACCCGCAGCGGCGACGTCGACCCCGGGCTGCACGCCCACCTGGCCCGCGAGCTGGGCTGGTCCCTCGAGCGCATCAACGATGTCCTCAACCGAGGTAGCGGCCTGCTCGGGCTCTCCGGGCTCTCCAACGACATGCGCGAGCTGGAGGCCGCCGCCGAGGCGGGCCACGCCGGCGCGGCACTCGCCGTGGAGGTGTTCTGCTCCCGCATCGCCAAGTCCCTGGCCGCCCTCTCCTGCGCCCTGCCCCGCCTGGACGGCATCGTCTTCACCGGCGGCATCGGCGAGAATTCGCCACGGGTGCGCGAGCAGGTGGTGGCGCTGCTGCCCCACTTCGGCCTCGCCCTGGACCCCGAGGCCAACCGCGAGACGATTCGCGGCCACGAGGGCCGCATCGACGCGCCGGCCCCGAACCGCCCCGCCCTGTGGGTGATCCCCACCGACGAGGAGGGCCGCATCGCCGACGAGACCCGCCAGCTGCTGGGAGAGACCGCCCGATGACGCCCCGCCCCGCCCGCCCCGCTCCCCAGGCCATCCTGCTGGTGCCCACCGGCGAGGGCGCCGGCCTCACCTCGGCCTGCCTGGGCCTGATCCAGGCGCTGGACACCATCGGCCTCAAGGCCGGCTTCCTCAAGCCGCTGCGCCAGGACGAGCTCAACGGCTCGGGGCCGGACCGCTCCTGCGCCCTGGTCAACAGTACCCTGGGGCTGCGCCCGCCGGCGCCGATCCCCCAGTCCGAGATGGAGCGCCTGCTGCGCCAGGACCGCCTCGACGTGCTGATGGAGCAGGTGGTGGAGCTCCAGGAGGCCGCCCTCGAGGCCTTCCCCGACGGCGCCCCGGAGCTGCTGGTAATGGAGGGGCTGGTGCCGACGCGCCACGCCAGCTACGCCGCCCAGGTCAATGCCCAGCTGGCCCACGCGCTGAACGCCCGGATCATCCTGGTGGGCAGCGGCGACCTGGCCGATCCCCAGGCGCTGGCCGAGCAGCTCGATATGCACGCCCGCGCCTTCGGCGGGGTCGGCTCGGCCCGCACCCTGGGCTGCATCCTGATGCGCATGCACAACATGCCCGGGGGCGAGGACGCCAGTGGACTGGCCCCCGGAACCGCCGCGCCGGCCCTGGAGGAGGCCCTGCTCGCCGAGCTGCGCCGCCACTCCCCCGCGCTCGCCACCGAACGCTTCCACCTGATCGGCATGGTGCCCTACCCCCCGGCGCTCTCCGCCCCGCGGGTGCTGGACGTGGCCCGCGCCCTGGGGGCCCGCTTCCTCAACGAGGGGGAACCCGAACGGCGGGTGCTCTCCACCAGCCTCTGCGCGCGCAGCGCCTCCAACGCCCTGCACATCTTCAAGCCCGGCGGGCTGGTGGTGGCCTCCGGCGATCGCGACGACGTGGTGCTGGCCTCGGCCCTGGCCACCATGAACGGCGTCCCCCTGGCCGGCGTCCTGCTTACCAACGGCTTCATCCCGGGCGACAACATGATCGAGATGTGCCGCCCGGCGCTGAAGACCGGCCTGCCGGTGATCAGCGTCGACACCGACAGCTTCACCACCGCCAAGAACCTCGGCCAGATGGGCAACGACATCCCCATCGACGACTTCGAGCGCGCCGAGCGGGTGGCCAACTTCGTGGCCGCCCATATCGATCTGCAGTGGCTCAAGGACCACCTGAGCCGCGGCTATACCCGCCGTCTCTCCCCCTCCGCCTTCCGCCACCAGCTGGTCAAGCTGGCCCAGCAGGCCGACCGGCGCATCATCCTGCCCGAGGGCAGCGAGCCGCGCACCGTGGAGGCCGCCGCCATCTGCCAGCGTCGCGGCATCGCCCGCTGTGTGCTGCTGGGCAAGCGCGAGGAGATCATGGAGGTGGCCCGCCAGCGCGGCATCGAGCTGCCCGAGGGGCTCGAGATCATCGACCCGGACAGCATCCGGGCGCGCTACGTGGCGCCCATGGTGGAGAGGCGCACCGGCAAGGTGAACGAGCTGACCGCCGAGGCCCAGCTCCAGGACAACGTGGTGCTCGGCACCATGATGCTGGCCCTCGACGAGGTGGATGGCCTGGTCTCCGGCGCCATCCACACCACCGCCAACACCGTGCGTCCGGCCTTCCAGCTGATCAAGACCGCCCCGGGCTATGAGCAGGTCTCGTCGTTCTTCTTCATGCTGCTGCCCGAGCAGGTGGTGGTCTACGGCGACTGCGCGGTGAACCC
The Halomonas alkalicola DNA segment above includes these coding regions:
- a CDS encoding HAD-IIB family hydrolase, translated to MIDSPGTPSGKAPDAGLDAFTPRLLFTDLDGSLLDHHSYDWQPARPWLARLKQLGVPVIPVTSKTRSEIVPLRRELGLTDTPFIAENGAVVGLPPAWCHARVDRPGPDGLGIRTLGVDIGFVRKRLAVWRERLGVRFTTISEMTLDELVDFTGLPEPEARLARMREGSEPLIWEEDEARLEGFRVGLAGDGLQLVRGGRFWHATGTSHKGNAVSWLISRFEALRGRRPVTLALGDGPNDIPMLEAVDQAVVIRGCHGLDVLPDQPSLYRSEATGPAGWAEGVAYWWGRADRRVIPAALRETVEAAEEAAA
- a CDS encoding porin family protein, whose translation is MKRITLAAATAAILAAGAATSAQAQQAFYPQPYIGGDAMFWDLNPDGPASSRDSVGLRLNGGMQFNEYFAVEGHLGGGGSDGPVELDYLIGAYAKGILPVAPEFRLYGLAGFTEVDFDIDRESGFSYGAGAEFDVSPQLSIGADYMRYLDKSDYTFDAASVGLRYRF
- a CDS encoding EamA family transporter; translated protein: MSTPSGASVAPAPFPRPLALALMCGLATLFAANHVAARVAFDAGAGLLLPIVLRSGVAALALAALVVFQRKSWRLPAGSGRWQLAVGLLVAVQSLCLYSAVARIPVVVALLLMNTLPIQLALLSWALGGPRPTARATLVMGVILIGLVVVLDVPTWLADPGAMGPDWFAGVAFGLAAATAFSCALWITEHRLAGVGSTLRSLLTMLTVLAAMVIAGGLGLVPGGMAPPQSLAGWTGLALLTLCYALAFSVLFITVPRLDMARNAPAMNMEPVAALLLGYLVLGQALTPVQLVGGGIVLAGILFLGLSKRA
- a CDS encoding acetate/propionate family kinase, giving the protein MNEPVLVINCGSSSIKYALVPAAADQPRLTGLAERLGSGDARLKGVDSRGEAFTRDLGDAGHVEALAAILEGLEGRRPGAVGHRIVHGGEQFTRAALIDDEVVAAIEATSALAPLHNPANLQGVAATRALFAELPQVAVFDTAFHQSLPPRAYRYALPEALYREHGIRRYGFHGTSHAYVSARADALAGIEGGWLTAHLGNGCSTAAVWQGQSLDTSMGLTPLEGLVMGTRSGDVDPGLHAHLARELGWSLERINDVLNRGSGLLGLSGLSNDMRELEAAAEAGHAGAALAVEVFCSRIAKSLAALSCALPRLDGIVFTGGIGENSPRVREQVVALLPHFGLALDPEANRETIRGHEGRIDAPAPNRPALWVIPTDEEGRIADETRQLLGETAR
- the pta gene encoding phosphate acetyltransferase; translated protein: MTPRPARPAPQAILLVPTGEGAGLTSACLGLIQALDTIGLKAGFLKPLRQDELNGSGPDRSCALVNSTLGLRPPAPIPQSEMERLLRQDRLDVLMEQVVELQEAALEAFPDGAPELLVMEGLVPTRHASYAAQVNAQLAHALNARIILVGSGDLADPQALAEQLDMHARAFGGVGSARTLGCILMRMHNMPGGEDASGLAPGTAAPALEEALLAELRRHSPALATERFHLIGMVPYPPALSAPRVLDVARALGARFLNEGEPERRVLSTSLCARSASNALHIFKPGGLVVASGDRDDVVLASALATMNGVPLAGVLLTNGFIPGDNMIEMCRPALKTGLPVISVDTDSFTTAKNLGQMGNDIPIDDFERAERVANFVAAHIDLQWLKDHLSRGYTRRLSPSAFRHQLVKLAQQADRRIILPEGSEPRTVEAAAICQRRGIARCVLLGKREEIMEVARQRGIELPEGLEIIDPDSIRARYVAPMVERRTGKVNELTAEAQLQDNVVLGTMMLALDEVDGLVSGAIHTTANTVRPAFQLIKTAPGYEQVSSFFFMLLPEQVVVYGDCAVNPDPDAETLAEIALQSARSAQAFGIEPRVAMISYSTGESGSGADVEKVRQATRLARERAPELSIDGPLQYDAAAIESVGRQKAPDSPVAGRATVFVFPDLNTGNTTYKAVQRSARVVSVGPMLQGLNKPVNDLSRGALVDDIVYTIALTAIQAAQGD